AAACCATTAACTTGTTTATTAGACTAATATAACCAGAAATAATTGCTAGGGGAAAATAGTGTGCTGGACTGATAGGCAGAGCAAAAGGCTGGGCTTCCACTTAAATTACACTCGTGGTCAGACTCAAATCCAAGTGGTGAGACTAGCAGGCAATAATAAAATCATCTACATTCTACTACAAATCTGGTTTCAACCTATGTCTCTTTGTAACATCCTACATAAATAAGTTTGAATATCTTAAAGATCCAAGAGAGATATGGAAAGAATCTTGTGAAGGGATAAGAGGAAAGTCATGAAATGGGAGGACAACCTGACATTTTCTGGAGGACCCTAATCCATCACACCAAAGTTCAGTgtcaaaaagatataaaattaatccCTTGtatccccttttctttttcttctttattttcctatTGCCTTTCTCATCTTCTTGTCCTCTCCGTGTCAGCATTAATGTTATTGTCAGCAAAGGGGGTTTTCAAAGAGTGCTAAATCTTTAGTAGTAAATTATAATCAGGTAAATTGAACTTTTTGTTGAATTAACAGCAACACTatcatcatatcatatcatagTACCTTTATCTTCATCACAGTACTTTACAACAtgcaataatttaatatttttgtagtATTTATAGACTCTTCTACCTGTACATTATCTGAGTATCAGAGTAGTATTGCACTGAATGACATAAATAAATAGCTATGTGTGTTTATAAGTGCGTTGTATTAGAAATATCCATACTCAACATGAGGGACAGAAGTTTTTAAATCCTCCATGTGATAACTAATATTTGGTATAAAGGGATAGCTATAACCCAAAGATAAGTATCCTGGCATTTCTACATAATAGCTTTCCTTAGTACCCCACTAATTGTTTTAGAGTGTATCTGCTGTTTCCTTATCAATAGTATCCCTGGCATGTTATAGGAATCCAATTTCACTTATCTCATGCATAAATTATAGGCAACTTGGAATCAGCAAGGCACAATGTTGGACTTAAATAAAGGAAAGTGAGAGAAGGTAAGAGACCGTGAGATGGCTAGACCTTGCGGCTGAATTGTAACGTAGTATACCACTAAATGTTTAACAGAATGaagtagaaggaaaagagagagaatcatCTAAATATCCTTCTGTATATTTCATATGATATATGGGGAATAGGCTCAACTGAGAGAAAACTGGAATAGCTATTATGATTGTTGTCTctgtaaaacattttgaaagtttGCCATCTAGAGTCAGACTTGGTACAAGTCCTCACCTGCTTTACTCTCACAGAAATCTTGATACTTCTCCCATTTGCTGTTtcctcatctcagtaaatggtatcATCAtccatcaaattaaaaaaaaagaaaagtcaccaCTGATTTCTGCCTTTACATCAACCCTCAGTTAAACttatacctatatccactcttttttagattattttcccatataggtattGATtagggtattgagtagagttcccagtgctatacagtgtggttttttttttgttttttgtttttttaaaaaaaacaatcccaCACCATTTATTGTCATCTGGTAATAACATAAAGGTGAGCAAAACAATATGAATAAATGCTTTAGAACTACACTTCTAAAAAGCACACCTAAAAAATTGCACACCTAATTGTTGCCTTCTCAACAATTTCTCACTTCATTGATCATTTCTAGTTGGAGACACTTTGGAGCAGAGTAATGTTACCTCCTTTTAGCATGATCCAACCCAGTTGTTTTCTTGACTTTGTTTTAGAATGAATCTCTTCTGCATCATCTAATACGAGGTTCATATACTCATCAAAACCAATGATACAGCCCTCTATCCGCATATTCACTTGCTCATAAAGCCAGACCTGAATCCGAGATCTATTTTGCAAGTATCTGAAGATGAGATTGATTGGCTGCACCATCACCTTCTGCACCTTCTGGCCCTGGCCCCGATACGCCATGGTGGAAGCTCACAAAGACCACACTATCCTGCACACTCAGTGTGTTCTTTtcaattatctattttacatatagtggtgtgtatatgtcaatcccgatctcccaatttatcccccccttcccccttggtaaccataagtttgttttctatgtctgtgactctatttcagttttgtaaataagttcatttgtactatattttagattccacatataattgatatcataggatatttatctttctctgtctgactctactttaaaatatatctcaaatctattttcttttcttcctatccATTACCACCACCCCAGTCCAGGCTCTCCTTGTCTCACTAGGAGTTCAATATTAACAGATAACCAGTCTTATGTACTCTACTCTTGCCCACAATGAAATCATTCTTGTCAAAGTAggataatttacttttaaaaatgtaaatcagcaCTCATCAGTTCCCTGACTGAAATTCTCCAATGACCTTCTGCAGcctgaataaaaacattttccaaacTACAACTTTCAGTGTCTTGAATGAtttatttctacttatttctcccatttcttctgtTACCTCAGTCTAAGACCacctgtttcattatttatttttgtcctcTTACTTGAATGTAGGTTTCAAGTTCATAGTAATTGAAACAtgttatgtaattatatatacataatttatatacatCTTATACATATTATTGATATATgataaatgagcaaatgaatccATGCAAGTCAGTTCTCTGCCTTCTCTACAGTTCCTTATGACACTAAGAGACCAGCCACAGTGACTCCAAGGGAAGTGCCCTAAAACCACTTTTCAGTGACAACCACTTGTTCAGCTGGGACTCCAACCCAAAACTCTCCAGGCAAGACTGGACTGTGCTCTGCACACATTCCACTCTTGTACTTAAGAGTTTTATTATCATAATTGGCCTGGAAAATGGCAGAGACTAAGTAGCATTCTCTTATTTTAAGAGATGAGGCAACAAATCTAAAAAGGCATATTAGCATAAAGTGGCGCACTTTTGAAATATAGAGCTAATACATTGTTGAAAGtatatctgttcattcattccataGTCATTTATTATCTTACCAGACCATTTCAAGTTTTGTGGGGCCTGAGATATACAAAATTGGGGGTGAGGGATTCctttaataaatacaaaaattactttttcaaGTTCCACTAAAGAGTGTGGCTGTAAGAACACATGTCTAGGGTTTCTTCCTACTGTTTATGCAAATGAGGGGCCTGAAGTTTAAGTGTAATATGCTTGATGACAAATGGTGATCGGAGAGCCAACAAAACATTGGACCAGTCACTGGAATCAGTCGTGAAAGCTATCCCAGCTCTGAAGGAGGTGGTCAAAGGtgcaaaattataataaatatcaaaatcGCTGGGGTCAAGTTAAGCCCAGGGTGTTTGGAAAGGACTAGGAAACTGGAGGACAGCTTGGGGAAGGCATTATGGAAGAAGTAACATTGTGACTGAGTGGTTTAGGTAAGACTTGTCCTGGCCAGGAAAATcgtcctgggaggggaggggagaggatggtGTTAATGAAAATAAGATACAGCAGTGCATCAGACAGGGGCGATAGACTTTGCAAAAGTATCGAGATATAGAAGAGATTGGTAGACTTGTGAACTGTAAGTGCTTAGGTATCTGAGGAAGAAGCATCAAGCAATGATGAAATGATAGCAGAGAGCAGACATTGGTACAAAAGAAACTTTCATGTCACACTAAGGAGTCTGTTTTCTCCTGCAAGCCATTGAAGATGTTTAAACAGGGAAATGATGTGAGAAATACAAGTCTTAATAAGATTATTCCTTTGGTAATGTAGAAAATTGGTGGAAGCAGGGCAAGATTGAAAGCAAGGGGAATAGATGAAATGCTATTGTTGTAACCAATGAGGAGGAAAATGATAAAGACCTTGAAATAAGGGGTTGAAAGGATACCTACTTCCGGTTCATGTTTTTCATTCAAAGATGAATAGTTTAAAGAACACAAAATGTAGTGGGAATTTTACCCTCATTAATAACAGGAACATTGGTAAATTGAGTATCCTGGCTAGTTGTCTCTGATCTGCTCCTACTGTGCCAACCTTGACAGTTAATCAAACCTCAGTTTTCTAGTCTGAGAGATGGTAGAACTGACCTAGATAATCTTTGAAGTTGCCTTGCAATTCTAAAATTCTATGGACTACACAGTTTTCCCCATTTCTATTATAGAGCTGTTATTTATTGCTCTTTTCTCTaagttaggaaaagaaaatgagctcATTAACTTGGAATTAATACTCCAGTTGTGCTGCCTTATATCTAGATTAAGTGACCATagttgcatgggtttatctctggaatttatatcctgttccattgaactatatttctgtttttgtgccagtactatactgtcttgattactgtagctttgtagtataatctgaagtcagggagcctgattcctccagctcagtttttctttcttaagatttctttggctatttgagatcttttgtgtttccatacaaattgtaaaatattttgttctaattctctgaaaaatgccattggtaatttgatagggattgcgacaaatatgtagattgctttggatagtatagtcattttcacaatatcgtttcttccaatccaataacatagtatgtctctccatctgtttgtgtcacctttgatttctttcatcagtatcttatagttttctaagtacaggttttttcctccttaggtaggtttattcataggtattttattgtttattatgtgatggtaaatgggattgtttccttgatttctctttttgaaatttgttgttagtgtataggaatgcaagagatttctgttcattaattttgtatcctgcaactttaccaaattcattgattagctccagtagttttctggtagtctctttaggattttgtatgtatagtatcaagtcatctgcagtgacagttttacttcttcttttccagtttggattccttttatttctttttcttctctgatttctgtggctaggactttcaaaactttGATGAATAATAGtaacaagagtggacatccttgtcttggtcctagacttagaggaaatgctttcagtttttcaccattgagaatgatgtttgctgtaggtttgtcatatgtggcctttattatgttgaggtaggtcccctctatgccctggagtgttttgtttttttttttttaacatctttattggggtataattgctttacaattgtgtgttagtttctactttataacaaagtgaatcagttatacatatacatatgttcccatgtttttaacataaatgggtgttgaattttgtcaaaagctttttctgtatccactgagatgatcatatggtttttagtcCTCAGTTTGTTCATGTGGTATCTCaaactgattgatttgtgtatattgaaaaatccttgcatccctgggataaatcccacttgatcatggtgtacgatctttttaatgtgttgtcggattcagtttgctagtattctgttgaggatatttgcatctatgttcatcagtgttattggcctgtaattttctttttttgtgatatctttgtctggtttcggatTAAGAATGATGGTGACCCCACAGAATGAGCTTGggaatgttctttcctctgcaatttttttggaatactTTGAGAAAGTGGTGtgaactcttctctaaatgtgtaatataattcacctgtgaagttctctggtcctgggtttttatttgttgaaagattttaatcacagtttcaatttcagtacttgtgattgctctgttcatattttctatttcttcctggttcagtcttggaatgttgtgcctttcaaagaatttgtccatttcttctaggttatccattttattggtgtatagttgcctgcagtattctcttatgattctttgtatttctgtgttgacagttgtaacttctttttcattactaattttattgatttgagtcctctccctttttttcttgatgagtctggctaaaagttcatcaattttgtttatcttttcacaaaagcagcttttagtttcattgatattttctattgtgttctttgtttctattccatttatttcttctctgttctttatgatttctttccttctattaatttTGGGTTCTGGTTgtacttctttctctagttgctttaattgtaaagttaggttgtttatttgagattcttcttatttcttgagggaagattgtattcctataaacttccctcttagaactgcttttgatgtgtcccataggttttggattgtggtgttttcattgtcatttatctctgggtactttttgatttcctctttgatttcttcagtgatccgttggttatttaataacataGTGTTTAGCCctcatgtgtttgtgattttttacatttttttcctgaaattgatttctaatctcatagctttgtgatcagaaaagttgcttgatatgatttcaactttggtatatttactgaggcttgatttttggcccccagatgtgatctaccctggagaatgttccaggtgcccttgagaaaaaaatgtattctgctgctgtcacatggaatgtcctatagttATCAATAAAGCCTTTCTGTTCTAAtctgtcatttaa
The genomic region above belongs to Pseudorca crassidens isolate mPseCra1 chromosome 18, mPseCra1.hap1, whole genome shotgun sequence and contains:
- the LOC137210849 gene encoding small nuclear ribonucleoprotein E-like; amino-acid sequence: MAYRGQGQKVQKVMVQPINLIFRYLQNRSRIQVWLYEQVNMRIEGCIIGFDEYMNLVLDDAEEIHSKTKSRKQLGWIMLKGGNITLLQSVSN